The following proteins are co-located in the Nocardia bhagyanarayanae genome:
- a CDS encoding YybH family protein → MPSPVELGDEAAIRQVIDRWEQAFRDKDVDAAAALHDPDTVSFDIVPPLRYVGMSEYRKPWDETFANFDGPIEMEIRDLVITVGGDVAFSYSLNRMIGTMNDGAELDYWMRWTVCYRKIDGRWLIVHDHSSAPTDFATGGAVLDLQP, encoded by the coding sequence ATGCCATCCCCCGTTGAGCTCGGCGACGAAGCCGCCATCCGGCAGGTGATCGATCGCTGGGAACAGGCCTTCCGCGACAAGGACGTGGACGCCGCCGCGGCTCTGCACGATCCCGACACCGTCTCGTTCGACATCGTCCCACCGCTGCGGTACGTCGGCATGTCCGAGTACCGCAAGCCGTGGGACGAGACGTTCGCCAATTTCGACGGTCCGATCGAGATGGAGATCCGCGACCTCGTGATCACCGTCGGCGGGGACGTCGCGTTCAGCTACAGCCTGAACCGCATGATCGGCACGATGAACGACGGCGCCGAACTCGACTATTGGATGCGGTGGACCGTCTGCTACCGCAAGATCGACGGGCGATGGCTGATCGTGCACGATCACTCCTCCGCGCCGACCGATTTCGCCACCGGCGGCGCCGTCCTGGACTTGCAGCCGTAA